From Chrysemys picta bellii isolate R12L10 chromosome 1, ASM1138683v2, whole genome shotgun sequence:
caatttttatttttaatttcaagatGTTTATTTTCAAATTAATATTTACTTACTTAAAAATTGTCTGATGTGTTAATAGTAACATAATAACAtactattataaatatatattagatATAGAGTAACTGATGGCACAATTGGGCCCTTTGTGTACCTGAAAAGCACAGTGCATTGATCTGTAACACTAtgattaaatttaattttaagtggtCCATCATATTGTTATGCTATTTTGGCTTTCAGTTTTTCAGGTGTCTGATCCACCATGTGGACAGCTGGAAAACCTCACAAAAGAAATGGAAATTATCCAAGGTGAGAATGCAAACCTACCATAGGTTTTGAACAGGAATGATACAGGTCAATTTCCTTCAAAAAAACAAGTGTTTCTTATATTTGCTTTACCTGGGGAATCAATTTGAAATTATTTCAGTCAACAACACCTGTAGCAGCACTGATCAATAATACACAGATCATGACATTTGGGGTTAATTAGAACACTGGTCTTTTTATCCCTATTTACTAAAGAATCTCCCCATATCCTCACTAGGCAAAATTCAGAGGTGAGCCTTAGGGAAGGTGAGGGAAGTTAAACTGATCTGAGTGACATGCTGAAAGGCCATAGAAAGAAGTACAGCAAGAAAAGCAGTCAGCTGGAGAGAATAAGAAACTATAAAATAAACCCATCAACCTGGCTTTTCAGCATATTAGTTACACCATCTTACACTTCCTGACCACTCACATGTCTGTACAAGTGTAACAGTGATAGGAAACCTaaactgtattttctttttaaggaTGGAAGTCTCTTTGCCAAGAACATTGGTTTCAACGTGGAAAGAAATGCTACTTCTTTTCTACTGAATACAAATCTTGGCTGGAGAGTCGAAAGGCCTCCTCTTCTCATAGCTCCAGACTCCTTCTGATAGAAGGCAAAGAAGAGCTGGTAGAGTATCTTCCTCTTTTGGAGAGCTGCATATTCAAATCTGCCAGTAGAAGATTTGTCAGTGAAAACAGGATTGAGGAGAATGAGATTTGGCTTCATTTGATATTttgatttattatatatttttcttgAAGGCTAATTACCTTGAGCTTTCTCCGCTTCTGCCAGTATTAGAATAATCACTGAATTCTAAATTCAAATCAAATACATCTCCTGCAAGGTAGTAACCCAATATCACCTGTACTTTTCATATTCATATTCAAGGTGCAGATGCCCCCTGACTTACGCAATCATTCCATTCCGGAAAGGCTTGCGTAACTCAAATTTAACATAAGTCGGAAATGTATAGGCAAAAATTTTCGCAACTCGAAAATCCTTTTTCCATAAGTGCGAATTTGTGTAAGTCAGGTCTTGCGTAACCTGGGGAGCAGCTGTACAGCTATTACTGTAGTATAAGATGGAGCTGGACATTGCACTGGGGATTTTTCTCTGTCTCAGCTAATGTCCTCTTGATAAGAGAGTGAAGAGAGATTAATCAACACCAAAGAAATTAAGTAGTTGAAAGAACAGACAGAGTTTAAGGAAAGCAATAGCACCAGGGTAATCTTTCTAGGAATTACTGCTCTGTACTTCTCTGGTAGAGATTGAAGTTGGAATCCCCTATACAGCCTTTCACTGCCTCGGGCCAGCAAGTACAGGGAATTGCTTCGGGGCTGTATTCATCCTCTGTGATGAGGCAGTGCATCAATGGAGCATGATTGGCAGTTTCCAGTGGAAACTTCTTCAGCCTCCTGAGGGTTTTGATGAAGACAAAGGTGTTAAAATATGgttgggaagggaagagagaataTTAACACAGTTTCTACAAGAATGAAACTTACATTCTTGGAGAAAATGAAGAACATGATCAGTTTGACCTGTAGAGTTGCTCCAACCTGAGATTACCTGAGCATATTAGGATTTGTTAATCACATTACCATAACCCTGGTATCTATTTGCCCATGAAAGAAGCAGGGAAACGAATGCAATTGTATGAATTGGTTTTGTTCTTGATCAGGATTTCATAAACCCACTGGCAGCTTTTCACTGGATAGGATTATCACGTGACAAGACCTACAGACCCTGGATGTGGGGAAATGGCACAGCTCTCTCCACTGATTGGTAATTCACAGACATTTCTACAAACTTCTTATTTTTATGAGGATTATTTTGCAGCATTTCAATGGTGCCCAACATGAAgccaaaagacaaaggagatcCCAAATCCTGAGctcaaaaatatttgtaataatgtaagtcagagctctggtatgaaccAAATAACCCCTTATTCCAACCAGTGTCTGGTGGCACTAAAGAATGAAAACTACTGTTCAGTAtatcataggatcatagaagattagggttagaagagacctcaggatgtcaGATAGTCCAACCCGCTTCtcacagcaggaccaacaccaactaaatcatcccagccagggttttgtcaagctgggccttaaaaacctctaaagatggagattccaccaccctaggtaacccaccaatctcctagtgaaatagtgtttcctaatatccaacctagacctcccccactgcaacttgagaccattgctccttgttctgtcatctgccaccactgagaacagctgagctccatcctcattggaaccccccttcaggtagttgaaggctgctatcaaattccccctcactcttctcttctgcagactaaacaagtccagttccctcagcctctccttgtaagtcatgttccccagccccctgaacctttttgttgccctccgctggattctctccaatttgtccacatcctttctgtagtggagggcccaaaactgtatgtagtactccagatgtggcctcactagtgccaaatagagtggaataatcacttccctcgatctgctggcaatgctcctaataatgcagcccaatatgccatttgccttcttgacaacaaggtcacactgctgactcatatccagcttctcatccactgtaatccccatgtccttttctgcagaactgctgcttagccagtcagtccccagcctgtagcggtgcatggaatTATtctgttctaagtgcaggactctgcacttgtccttgttgaacctcatgagacttcttttggcccaatcctcctatttgtctaggtcactctgcaccctatccctatcctccagtgtatctatctctccccccagtttataTAGATAAATTGCACTGCTGTCTCATTTATGGATGTAATCTTGATTTCCCTTCCTTTCATTCATTTTTACAATTGGCCATTTACATGAAAACTGGATCTTTGATTCCTGAGGATTCACCTGCTAttgaaactacagtaactcctcacttaaagtcatcccagttaacgttgtttcattgttacattgctgatcagttagagaacatgctcctttaaagttgtgcaatgctcccttataaggttgtctggcagccgcctgctttgtccactgcttgcagaaagagcagccctaGGAGCTatctggtgggggcttggagccaGAGTGGACCAGCcacccccctatcagctccccgctcccctaagtggGACTCAGGACTGAAAAGTGGAGACAGGAGGTTATGTGTCATGGCAGAGGTGTAATTCTAGAGTAATACAGAAAGTTTACACAGTATCTGGGTCACTACTCCTGCCTAGCCAATGTAGTTATTCCCTTATATTTACAACCACCAAATTTACCAATTAATCTTTTAATAATGTTCCCTCTGCTTCTCGACAATTGTTCTGTTATTAATAAAACTATTTGGCCATATACTCTGGCACTCAGATTCCAGAGTGATTTGGCACCTTAGAAAAAAACTGAAATTGTGATGTATCTATAACTAGAATGGCTGAAATAACTCCCACCATCTTCACCCATTTTAGGTTTCCAGTAAAGAAAGGATACGTGGATGGGGACTGTACAGTTGTCAGAGGTGGAGAACTCTTTTCTGATGACTGCAAAGATAAAAAGCGCTATATTTGTGAGCAGCCAGCTCTTTTGGTGAAACCTGACATATCATCACACAACGGAACTTGGAAACCATGAGAATTTTATCCTGGGCAATCACTTATCCTCCTATAAATGCATGGGAGAAATGTGTGCACCATACTTTTTCTCTTCAGGGGCTGTGTTTATATTGTAAATAAGGCTGTTAgttaatcacaattaactcaagcaattaaatcaaattaacttgatttaaaaaattaatagcaattaaccacagttttaattgcactgttaaacaataatagaataccatttatttaaatatttgtggatgttttctacattttcaaatatattgatatcaattacaacacagaatacaaagtgtgcagtgctcactgtatattatattttttatttcaaatatttgaaagattaacaaaaaaaatagtatttttcaattcacctcatacaagaactgaagtgcaatctctttatcgtgaaagtgcaacataaaaatgcagattttttgttacataactggagtcaaaaataaaacaacaaaagctTTGGAgactataagtccactcagtcctacttcttgtacatagaatcatagaatcatagaatcatagaatatcagggttggaagggacctcaagaggtcatctagtccaaccccctgctcaaagcaggaccaacaccaactaaatcatcccagccagggctttgtcaagctggtccttaaaaacctccaaggaaggagactccaccacctccctaggtaacacattccagtgcttcaccaccctcctagtgaaatagtgtttcctaacatccaacctggacctcccacactgcaacttgagaccattactccttgttctgccatctgccaccactgagaacagctgagctccatcctctttggaacctcccttcaggtagttgaaggatgctatcaaatccccccttattcttctcttctggagactaaataatcccagttccctcagcctctcctcataagtcatatgctccagccccctaatcatttttgttgccctccgctggactctttccaatttttccacatctttcttgtagtgtggggcccaaaactggacacagtattccagatgaggcctcaccaatgtcgaataaaggggaacgatcacgttcctcgatctgctggcaatgcccctacttatacagcccaaaatgccgttagccttcttggcaacaagcgcatactgctgactcatatccagcttcttgtccactgtgacccctaggtccttttctgcagaactgctacctagccattcggtccctagtctgtagcagtgcatgggattcttccgt
This genomic window contains:
- the LOC135973636 gene encoding NKG2-A/NKG2-B type II integral membrane protein-like; the encoded protein is MSEQAVTYVDLKFNSPSEQQKKQRPKNTRAKEINEEVVTYTELKCHNASEQQRIRRTTNPQGKGSSVPSSEWMLIIVILGIFCLALLIAVGFLSAKVFQVSDPPCGQLENLTKEMEIIQGWKSLCQEHWFQRGKKCYFFSTEYKSWLESRKASSSHSSRLLLIEGKEELVEYLPLLESCIFKSASRRFVSENRIEENEIWLHLIF